The genomic region CGAATTTTGCAGCAAGTGCCAATCGTCAGCTGGGAAGTCAACGGCAATCGTTATAGTAGCGATCGCCTGGAAGTGAGTGCAAATAAAAATTTAATCCGAGTTCGCCAAGGCAAAGAAGATAAATATGGAATTCCCTTTGCCGGAAAACTGCAACTACAACCGAATGCCTACGGGACTTATACCTTAGTCAACGATGTACCTCTTGAAACATATTTACGGGGAGTTGTACCCCACGAAATCGGCAGAAATGTATCTTATGCGGCGATCGAAGCGCAAACTATTATTGCTCGAACCTATGCCTTACGGAATTTGCGCCGTTTTGCGATCGATGGGTACGAACTGAGCGCCGATACCCATTGTCAAGTTTATGTGGGCTTAAAAGATACCGATCCCAATGCAGACCGAGCAATTTTAGCAACTAGAAATAAGGTGCTAACTTATAAAAACGAGTTAGTTGACGCACTCTATTCTTCTACAACAGGTGGAGTAACGGCTGTTTTTAGCGATGTTTGGAATGGCTCGGACAAACCTTATCTAAAATCTTTGGTAGATTCTGCTTACAGCATTTGGGATTTATCACGTCAGAGCCTTGCTGACGAAAATAACTTTCAACGTTTTATCAACATGCAACGGGGATTTAACGAAGCGGGAACGCGGCTGTTTCGCTGGCGTAGAGAAAGTAGTATCGAACAGCTTACCCAAGACTTACAGAAATTTTTAACCAAGAATCGGAGTTCGCTAGCTAACTTCAGCCGTATTCAACAAATACAATTGGCGCAGCGATCGCCTGGAGGTAGAATTATCAAACTCGCCGTCCAAACCGATCGCGGTAATATTTTTCTAGAAAAAGATGAAATTCGCAGTGCTTTTTCTGCACCGAGAAGCACTCTATTTTATTTAGAACCCTTACACGACCAAACCAAAGGAGAAAATGCCCTCCAAGGCTATGCTTTTGTTGGTGGTGGCTTAGGACATGGAGTTGGTCTTAGCCAAACAGGTGCAAGTGGTTTGGCTAAACAGGGGTGGAAGAGCGATCGCATCCTCAACTTTTACTATCCTGGGACGCAAATTAGGGAGTGGAGAATAGAGTAAGGGCAAGGCATTGCCTTGCCCTTACAAACTTAGTAAAGTTCTTCTTCTTTGTGTGTTTCAATCGTACAGTCAGAAGTAGGATACGCTACGCAGGTTAGTACGTAGCCGCCTTCGATCTGATCGTCATCCAAGAAAGATTGGTCGGACTGGTCTACAGTTCCAGAGACCATTTTGCCCGCACAGGTAGAGCAAGCACCAGCACGACAGGAATATGGTAGATCTAATCCAGCTTCTTCAGCTGCGTCCAGAATATAGGTATCGTCATCCACATCAATCGTGGTGTTTAGCCCTTCTGCCTCGTTGATTAATGTGACTTTGTAAGTTGCCATTTAGTTGTCCTCTTTATAGACGGCAGGATAAAATAAGGTATACCTGTCCTCTCAACGAGTCGCCCTCCAAATTGGCGATCGCGGGAGGAAGATCGCAGCTCTTTAGTCTGAGCGTGGGCGGACAGAAAGTCGAGACGAAACGCCTCCTTCTATCACTCTTCAGCAACCATGCGTTGGTCGCTCCCATACCCTAAGAGATAGCGTTCGCGACCTGAAATTTGGCACGACCGCACCTGCTCCTCACCAAGGCAAGGAACTCGTTGAATATCCCAAAATCTAGCTTTGGGATGCGTCAAACAGTACGGGTTGCTGCTAAACAGCTTTGCCGCGTTTATTCGATCACATCTCTGATACTACGAGAAAAATTCTCGCTTGTAACGCCGATCCAAGCCTGATTAGTAAAGGAATTTAGTTGTTGCAAACTAATAAGTAATGCTTATAAATAAAAGACGACTCATTCCTAAAATATATAAAGCACTCTTATAGTTCATATTTTTTAATAATCAATCCTGTATCAGTTAACAGGGAGCAAGGAGTAGGGAGTAGGAAGTAGGGGAAAGAGAGCAGAGGGGCTTTAGGTGTATAGGGGCAGAGGAGAAATTACTAATAACTGGTCGCTGATAACTGACTCACCACTCACTACTGACTAATAAGTGTCAGAAAACGTGTATGTTGATGTTAGGTGAAGTAAAGAAATCGTAATGATAGTTCATGGGTAGCATTTGGGAGATAGATTTCTACTCCCGTCCAATCTTGGATGAGAACCAAAAGAAAGTTTGGGAGGTTGTGGTGTGCGAGAGTCCTTTGGATACGCGCACCGATCCCACTCGCCTGTTTCGGTATGCCCAGTATTGTCCCAGCACCCAAGTGAATTCTGCTTGGTTGCGGACGGCATTACAAGAGGCAATGGCAAAAGCTGGAACTGCACCTACGAAGTTTCGCTTTTTCCGTCGCCAGATGAATAATATGATTACCAAAGCTTGTAAAGATTTGGGCATTCCAGCGCAACCAAGTCGCCGCACTCTGGCGCTACTGCAATTGCTAAAAGAACGGATGGATGAAGTTTATCCGCAAGAGCCGGGATATCAACCTACACCAAATCCATCTGTCAAGATGGAATCATCTCCACCACAGCGCTTACCAGATGCGCTAACCGGACAGCAGTGGGCGTTTGTGAATCTGGAAGCAACGGCTTTGGCTGATATGCATGAGTGGGAAATTGCTTTTGGAGAGGCATTTCCTTTACAGATGGTGGGTTTATCACCAGAAGCGATAATTCCAGGGCTGTTGATTTTCTCAGAAAGAGCCTTACCGCTAGCGGGATGGATGTCTGGACTCGAATTAGCTTTTATCAGGGTGGAAACTACTCCAGTAGCACGATTGCTGCTAGAAACTGGTGCTAGCGAGAGTTGGATTTTGGCTAATCTCAAGAATCCACAAACTGTAGCAGAAGCTCAAGCTTTTGTCAGCGCTAAGCAACAAGCTAATGGCGTACATTTTATTGCCGTACAGCCCAACCCACAAACCGAGTCGTTTGCTGGTTTTTGGCTATTACAAGAAGTCTCTACACCTTAATTGAGGGGCTAGGAGCGATCGTGAGAGCTGCTTTTGAGCTGGGGAAGCGCAGGGTCACTGGGGGAGAAAAAACACTCACTACTCACTGCTCGCTACTCACTGCTCCCTGCTACGCGACTTTACTGGCGAGGTGTCCTCGCGTCCTCCGCCCGCTTCCTGCTCCCTACTCCCTAGAATTATGAATTACGAATTACAAAAAGATAACTTAGCAGAACGACTGTTGGAGCTAGCTGCTAAATGTGGGGCAGAGGCAGCGGAAGTGTATCAGGCGCGATCGCAATCTCGACCTGTTTTTTTTGAAGCTAACCGCCTCAAGCAGCTAGAAAGCGCCCAGACAGAGGGGACGGCTTTGCGCTTGTGGCGCGATGGTCGTCCAGGGCTAGCAGTTGCTTACGGTTCTGTAGCACCTGAGGCGCTAGTCGGTTCAGCCCTTGCTCTCAGCGAACTCAACGAACCCGAACCGATCGAGCTTGGCACTCACTCCCCGACAATTTATCCTAATGTAGGACAACCGATCGCAGTCGAACAGCTGATTGATTGGGGAAAAGAGGCGATCGCCCAAATCCGCGATGCTTTTCCTGAAGTCATGGTGAGTGCTGAGTGGGATTGTGAAATGGAGACAACCCGCTTGGTCAATTCCCTGGGGCTAGATTGCCACTACACCGATACGACACTCAGTTGTTACTTATCAGCAGAGTGGGTACGAGGTGAAGATTTTTTAAGCGTATCTGACGGACAAACTCAGCGCGATCGCCTCCAACCAGAAGAAGTAGTCCGACAAATCTTACAACGGCTGGCTTGGGCAAAGGCAAATGTTGCGCCCTCCACAGGGCGTATTCCAGTTTTATTTACCTCCAAGGCGGCTGATATGTTATGGGGAACGGTACAAGCGGCTTTGAATGGTAAGCGAGTCCTAGAAAAAGCTTCCCCTTGGGCAGAACGCCTCGGTCAGTCCGTGATGGCAAAAGCTTTGACGATATATCAAGACCCAGAAGCAGGACCATTTAGCTGTCCGTTTGACGATGAAGGGACTCCTACCCAACACCGCGTGTTCGTTCAAAATGGAATTCTACAAAATTTTTATTGCGATCGCACGACAGGCAGACAATTGGGTACTGCCACCACCGGAAACGGTTTTCGCCCAGGCTTAGGTAGCTATCCTACACCTGGGTTATTTAATTTATTAATAGAACCTGGTACGAAATCTTTATCAGATTTGATTAACTTATTAGACGACGGACTGATTGTAGATCAAATGTTAGGTGGTGGCGGTAGTATTTCGGGTGATTTTTCAATCAATATCGATCTCGGCTATCGAGTCAAAAACGGTCGAGCAATCGGTCGCGTCAAGGACACAATGGTTGCAGGCAACATCTACAGCGCCCTCAAACAGCTAGTTGCCCTCGGCAGCGATGCCGATTGGAACGGTTCGTGCTATACTCCATCGCTAATTTTGGAAGGATTGTCAGTGACGGGAAGGGGTTGACAGGGAGCAGGGAGCAGGGACGAGCAGGGAGCAGGGACGAGCAGGGAGTAGTGACCAGATCGGCTAATATTCACAAATGAGAAATGACAAATGACCGCTTATGCGTATCTGTTTTATTGGCGACTCTTTTGTCAATGGTACGGGAGATCCTGAGTGTCTTGGTTGGACGGGAAGAATTTGTGTTGCTGCCCAGAAACAGGGATATGACGTTACTTATTACAATTTAGGAGTTAGAAGAGAAACTAGTGCTGATATTAAAGCGCGGTGGTTGCAGGAAGTGTCCTGCCGCTTAAGTAAAGAATACGATGGTAGAATCGTGTTTTCTTTTGGAACAAATGACACGACTGTAGAAACTGATAAAACTCGGATAGAATTTGTTGAATCTATAGAAAATGCACGCCAAATTTTACAGGTAGCTAAACAAAGATTTCCGGTCTTGATGGTAGGAGCGCCTCCCATGCTGGATGCGAAACAAAATTTTAGAACTACTTGTTTGTTGAAACAATTTGAGCAAATTTGCTTGAAAAAAGATATTCCTTATTTAGATATTTTCACACCTCTGCAAAAATCGCAGCTTTGGTTACAAGAAGTAGCAGAGTATGACGGCGCTCATCCCCGTGCTGCTGGTTATCAAGAAATTGCTAAATTAGTTCAAAATTGGTCGGGATGGCAGTCTTGGTTTACTTGATGGATTGCCGATCGCGAAACTATTTAAAAAACATTCAAAGATTTTGTCTCAATTTATGACAAATTGTGGCATCCTGTAGCAAATGATGTGTCGTTAATAGATGGTGTGCATTGCTCACCCTACAGTTACATTTTTCTTAACCTTCCGCCTCTAGACCCTAACTCCTAATGTCTGCTCTCCGCCAATACTTGCGCCACTGGATGCGTCCCCGTCGTACCAGCGCGATCGCCGAAGCCTGTTTAATTGGTTTAGTCGCCGCTTGGTCTGCGGTATTGCTGAAAACTGGTTCTGGCTGGTTGGGGGCAATGCGAGTCTATCACTCAAATCTTTTACCAGCCTGGATCTTGCTGCCGTCGGTCGGTCTAGCTTTTGGGTATTTGTCGGGCTTACTGGTGGAACGGTTAGCCCCAGAAGCAAGCGGTAGCGGTATTCCTCACGTTAAGGCAGTGCTTGCCAACGCTGCGACAGATATATCATGGCGGACTGCTGGTGTCAAGTTACTAGCTTCAACATTAGCAATCGGTTCTGGGTTGCCTATAGGCAGACAAGGACCAACCGTGCATATAGGTGCAGCCTTAGCCGCCCAATTTAGCCGTTGGGTTCCCACATCTCCCGACCACCGCCGCCAGATGATTGCCGCAGGTGCAGGTGCGGGATTAGCTGCTGCTTTTAATGCCCCCATAACGGGGGTTTTGTTTGTGGTTGAAGAATTACTTCACGATTTGTCGAGTTTGACTTTAGGGACGGCGATCCTCGCCTCGTTTATCGGTGCGGTCGTGTCGCGGATTTTAGGTGGTCGCAGCCTGGACTTGAGTTTGGTATTGACTGCTCACTCAACCTCATTCTCATTAATCGAACTACCATTTTTCTTGCTTTTGGGTATCCTGGCAGGGTTGCTAGGTTCTCTCTTTCATCGTGGCATTATTGCGAGTTTAAAATTTTATCGCCAGTTACACGTTAGCTTATCTTTACGGATTGCCTTAGCTGGGTCAATTTCCGGCATGGCGATCGCCCTTTTACCCCCTACCTTCCGCGATAACAGTGGTTTAAGGGAATTTCTGATTACTGGAGATGCCAGTTTAGAATTAGCCGCGATCGCCTTTGTCGCTCAATTTATCCTCACTTTAGTCGCTTTTGGTTCGGGAGCGCCAGGAGGATTATTCGCCCCGAGTTTGATTATCGGATCGGCTTTGGGTTATATGGTCGGTCTGACCGAGTTTCATATTTTAGGTATTGGTTCCCCTGCTACCTACGCTTTAGCAGGGATGGGAGCATTTTTTAGCGTCGTGTCTAAAGTTCCGATCACGGCGATCGCGATCGTGTTTGAGATGACGACTGACTTTAACTTAGTCTTGCCGTTAATGATCGGTTCGGTAACGGCGTATCTCATCGCCGAACGATTAGCGCCTGGATCGCTCTATAACAAAATTTTGCAACTAAAAGGAATTAATTTAGAATCAGCAGTCACTCCCAAGGGCATTCTCGCTGAGTTGACAGCAGAAGACGTGATGCAACGACGGGTAGAAACTTTAGGGGCGCAAATGACGCTGGATGAGGCAGTGCAGGCGTTTTCTCGCTCCCACCATCGCGGCTTTCCCGTAGTCGATAATAGTAAGTTAGTTGGAATTATCACCCAAACCGATTTAGCCAAAATTCGCGATCGCCCCTTACCCGGGGATACTCCAATTAGCGAGGTGATGACTCCCCAACCCGTCACTGTCAGTCCTCACGCGACTCTCGCCCATGTCTTGTATTTGCTCGATCGTTACCAACTCAGCCGCTTACCCGTGGTAGAAAATCGGCGAATGGTGGGAATTATTACCCGTGCCGATATTATCCGTGTTGAAGCTGACAAACTCAGCGGCGAGACAGAACAGACGGGACCGCAGCCAGAACCGTCTTACATCGTCTATCAAACGCGATCGCCCAGCACCGGACGCGGCAGAATTTTAGTGCCGATCGCTAACCCCCAAACAGCGGAATCACTATTACAAATGGCAGCGGCAATTGCCCGCGATCGCGATTACGAATTAGAGTGCATTCAAGTTATCCTCGTCTCTCGCCGCAGTTCCCCCGCTGAAACTTCCGTGCGGACGGGGAAAAGTCGCAAGTTACTCCGTCAAGCTGAGGTGATAGCGAAAAAGCAAAAAATCCCCGTTCATACCCAAATTCGGGTAGCTCACGACACTGCTCAAGCAATATTAGAGACAATTAAAGAACAGCACATCGATATTTTGTTGATGGGATGGAAAGGTAACACCATCACCCCTGGGCGAATTTTTGGCAATGTTGTAGATACTTTGATTCGCCAAGCACCCTGCGATGTCGTATTAGTGAAATTACCGGAAGATAGGCAAGAGGCAAGAGGTGAAAAGCAAGAGGCTTTTTCCCAACTCCCTTCCCCGACTCCCTCCTTTAACCGTTGGCTAGTCCCAATGGCAGGTGGTCCCAACGCAAAAGCAGCGATTAAATTATTACCTCCGTTAGCTTCTCTGGGAGAAGAACCAGAGATTCAACTGTGTCAGGTGTTTGAATCTAGAGAGGCAAAACCCGATGTGAGCGTACTGCAACAAGCAATTCGTTATTTAGTTAAATACCGACAATTATCAGGCAAAGTCACCGCAGTACCAGTTGTATCAAGTTCTGTTGCAGATGGTTTAATTAATTTGGTTAAGACTGAAGATTTTGATGTTGTGGTTTTGGGTGCCAGTCGAGAAGGGATGTTGCAAAATGCGATTAAAGGTAATATTCCCGCTCAGATTGCTAATCGTGTAGATAGTACGGTGATTTTGGTACGCGGTGAGATTGATGGTAAGTGAGTGATATGGGATTTATCTAGTGGAAAGAAACTACATTACCTCCCAAAAGATGGAGTACATTTTCTAGTTATCAGCGCTAATAATCAAACGATCGCCTATAATAAATTTCGCGGCGGATATGGTGGTTATTTTGTTAAAGTTTGGCAAGCGCTTTAGAAGTTTTGAGCTGACTTTTATGAAGTAGAATTCTAAATCAGTAAAATTATGAAACTGTAGAATGCTCTGTAGCAGCTAGTTCGGATTCGTTTTGATTTAAAGACCAACGAAATTCATAATTTACATGAGCTTGCTGACAACTAGCTTCCAGTTGCTTTTGTTGAGCCGCAGCTTTGCGTAAAGAAATAATCAATTGTTGCACTTGCTCTGATAAAAGAGGATCTTGCCTAACAATAGGTAATGTTTGTTGCTCTAATAACTGCAATACAGCTTCGTAGTGAATTGGAGAAGGGAGGGGAATCATAAGTTAACTTGTAAGTCGTAAGTCGTAAGTCGTAATTGGGAAGAGCAAGGAAAGGAAAAGTTCTTCTCTTACTTGCCTTATCTTTCCCATTTTCTCCTCACTAATCAAAAGTCAAAAGTTAAAAGTTAAAAGTCAAAACTGAGGAGTCAGAATTTATGACCGATCGCTCACTACACCCCACAACGCCAGTCGCCTCAACGGGGGACACCCCCGCACGGCGCTGGCTCCCCCACACCCCACACCCTTTCTGCGCTACTCACTCTATTAAAGAAGCGATCGCGTTTCCTGGTTCTGGTTGCTTGACTAAAGATTCGCCAACTAGCACTGCTGCTGCACCTGCTTGAGTGACGACAGCCACATCGGCTGGCGCGTGAATTCCCGACTCGCTCACAACTAAAATATCCCGTTGTTGTAATTGTGACTGACGCGCGGTTAATAGTTGACTGGTTGTTTGCAAATCGACAGAAAAGTTTTCCAGATTGCGATTGTTAATCCCTACCAAAGTCACGCCATCCAAAGCCAAAACGCGATCGAGTTCTTCTAGAGTATGGACTTCGATTAAAGCGGCTAACTTCAAAGCTTTAGCAATTTTGATGAAATATTGTAAATCGCGATCGCTCAGAATTGCCGCAATCAACAACACCGCATCAGCACCCCGTAACCGTGCTAGATACATCTGGTAAGGATAGATAATAAAATCCTTACACAACAGTGGTAAATCCACCGCAGCGCGAATCTGTTCTAAATAATCGAAACTGCCTTGAAAGAACTTGCTATCTGTGAGTACCGAAATACAACTCGCGCCACCTGCTTGATAAGAAAGCGCGATCGCGACTGGATCGAAATCTTCTCGCAATACACCTTTACTAGGAGAAGCTTTTTTCACCTCAGCAATCACAGATGGAGAAGTCTTACCTTGACGTAAAGCAGCGACGAAATCGCGGGTAGCAGGTAATGAAAGAGCTTGCTTTTGTAACTCTACTAACGGTAGTTTCTCCCGCATTCGATCGACTTCAATCTCTTTGTGCCACACAATTTCTTCTAAAATATGCTGTGGCTTTGCACCAGGTACTGATACCTGATAGCTCAAATAACTAATGTCAATAGACGGATTTGGCGGACGACGGCGGATTTGCATTAGTAGGGATTAGGGAGTAGGGAGTAGGGAGTAGGGAGTCGTAGGGGCGGGTTTTGACCAAAAATTTCTAGTTTTGGTTATGAATCTATCTGCTAAACCCGCCCGTATAAGAGTCGCGTTTGCGCGGAAGTCGGAAGTATTTCACGCACCACGTAATTAAGCATGAACTGCCCGTTTGTACGCTTCATCCAAAACTTCGGAAAGGGTAGGATGGGCGTGAACGAGGAAAGCGAGAGAATGGACGGATTGACGATTGGCGATCGCAGCTGAGGCTTCATGAATTAAGTCAGAAGCGTGGGAACCGATGATGTGGACTCCCAAGACTTCCCCCGTATCTTGACGGTAGACGACTTTGGCAATTCCGTCTGCATCGCCGTCTGCTAGCGCCTTGGAGTTGCCTTTAAAGTATGTTTTGGCGGTTTTGATGGTAAATCCTTCTGCTTCTCCTAATTCCTTTGCTGCGGTTTCTGTCATCCCGACGTAGCTAATTTCGGGGTGGGTAAAGGCAGCGGCGGGAATGCTGCGATAATCGATTTGACGCTGGCGATCGCAAATATTTTCGACTGCGACAATTCCTTGAGCGGATGCTGCATGAGCTAACATCATTTTCCCTGTCGCGTCTCCAATCGCCCACAAGTGAGGTACGGGTTCGCCGCCAGATAATACAGCCATGCTGTCATTGACGGGAATATAACCACGGCGATCGAGTTCTGCACCTACAGATTCTAGACCTAAATCTTTAGTAGCGGGAATGCGTCCGGTGGCAACTAAGCAGCCGTCTACTTCCAGCGTATCGACATATTCTTTCGTTTTAAAATTCGCCAGTTCGATGACAACTGGGGAACCAGGGATAACTTTCTTGGCGTAAATGCCTACATAAGTTTCAATGTCGCGGGGAGTAATTAAAACTCGTTCGGCAATTTTAGCAATATCGCGATCGAACCCTGGCATTAATTGGTCTAGGGCTTCAATCATGGTAATTTCGCAGCCTAAAGCCGAGTAAACATCGGAGAATTCTAAGCCGATGTAGCCGCTACCAATAATTGCTACCCACTGAGGTAAGGATTCTAACTTAACGGCTTGGTCGCTGGTAAATACAGTTTTGCCATCAATTTCAATTCCTGGGGGAACAAAAGGCACGGAACCAGGAGCGAGGATAATATCTTTAGCAGTAATCGTTTTGTCGCCGCTATCGCTAGTCACCGTAACTTTTTGCTGTCCGGCGACTTTTCCCCATCCGCGAATCGTATCAACTCCTACACGTTTGAGGCTATTTGTCAAGTCACCTTGCAGCTTGCTAACCAAATTTAACGCATGATTGGCGATCGCCTGACGGTCAAATCCAACGTTCTCTACCTGAATACCTAGTGCTTTTAAATGATGTGCGTCGCGCAATTCCCGCACTCGTCCCGATGCTGCCAACAGTGCTTTAGAGGGAATGCAACCGCGATTGACACAGGTTCCGCCCATGTCAGCTGCTTCAATAATGGCTGTCTTTAAGCCACAGCTGACGGCATGTAAGGCAGCTCCATGTCCGCCTACCCCAGCGCCAATAATGACTAAATCGTAATCGAATCCCTGACTCACTGAAGTCTCCTCGTGCTTGTTGCTTTTCTTATTCTCTGATTGAGATCGCTTTTAGTGCAAGTTTCTCCTGAAGGCGGGAGTAGGGAGTAGGGAGTAGGGAGTTGGTTGACGGTTGTTTTTTGCTCCCTCAGCCCCCTCAGCTCTCTTGTCTGCCTTGTCTGCCTTGTCTGCCTTGTCTGCCTTGTCTTTCTTTAGCCCCTTCTTCGGATTTGCTTAAGCGATCGGCGAAATGCATAGTAGTACAATGTCCTATTAAGAATTTTTCTTATTTGTTAGACATCGAGCGTGAGAAATGTCTGTGGCATTTCGAGCAACACTGAAACATTTAGGCATTGAGATATTCGGGCATGGGGATAATGGAGTCACTGACTGAAGTAGAATTTGACGAATGGTGTCATGAAACTCTAGTCAAAGAGGAAACTTACTGCGATCGCAATGGATTCGATCTCATTTCCAGGCGACAACATAGTTTTGGCGAACATTTCACTCGGTTGGTGGAATTCCCCTCTAGACTGGAACTAGAAATTTGGGAAGGCAACATTTACCGCGATGAGAGCGTGTTGGGACAGCATGAGGAGTTGATGCCTTTGGTATCGAAGTTTTATCTTTCGGGCAATCATCACGTTCTTACCCCTGGCATTAAAGAAATTCCCGACGATTATGTTGAAAGTGGCGGACAGCATTATCTATTCTATTTACCGAATATAGATGAAATCGAACAGTGGTCGGCAGGCGATCGCGTGAAACAGATCCGCATACAATTTCCGCTTGACTGGTTGCGAACCCATTGCCAAGAGCTAGATTCATTACCAATAGCACTGCGATCGCTCCTCGAACGAGCTAATCCACCGCGATTCCATCAGTCAGGTAGGGGTATAACTCTCGCCATGCTGAGGGTATTACAGCAAATTGACGATGCTCCGTATGCGGGTGCAATTAAGCGCATTTATCTCGAAAGCAAGGTTTTAGAACTACTAGCACTGCAATTCAATCAGTTGGCAGAAAACGAACGAGCTATCCATCCTCTTAGTAGCCTTAAACCTATTGAAGTCGATCGCGTTTATCAAGCACGAGATATTTTAATCGGACAGCTAGACAATCCCCCATCCCTACTAGACTTAGCAAGAATGGTAGGGTTGAGCGATCGCAAGCTCAGACGCGGCTTCCGAGAAATTTTTGGTACTACTGTATTCGGCTACCTGCACGACTATCGCATGGAGCAGGCACGATTGCTACTTTGTGTCAATAAGATGCGGGTAGCAGATGTAGCGCAGACAGTCGGTTACTCTCATTTAGGACACTTCATTGCCTCATTCAAGCGCAAGTTTGGTATTACCCCTAAAGAATGCCGGATGGGAAAAAAGCCAATTGCCGCTTTTGGGATATAAAATTGCCGCTCTACTGATATGGACATGGGATTCGAGATTCCGTAGGCTAATTCTACGGCATTACTGAGAATCATTTTTTATTGGTGTGAGCGAGATGAAGGTATTATGTTCCTGTTGGTTGGGTTTTCAACTACTTAATTTAAGAATTTTGGCAATAACTCTGGTATTACTTATTGCACCACCAGCTTGGGCAGAAGCAGTTAACGTCGTTGAATCCACAGATTCTTCCCCTCCAGCTTCGCTGTCCCTACAAGGGCAACACAGTTCAGATAAGACTCGATCCCCCCAACCCCCGATGAACAGGGGGGCAATATTCCCCCCTTTTCAAGGGGGGCTAGGGGGGATCTTCGAGGATCTAATACTTTTAACTGAACCGCGCCTACACAGGGGGATTTTAGTAGCACAACAAAGTAGCATTACTCAAGTGACTGCGGTGCAACTGCAACAATCAGATAAAGGGCTGGAAATTATTTTAGAAACACCAGATGGGAAGTCATTGCAAGTCTTTCCTACTAGCTTCGGTAAAACCTTTGTCGTCAATATTCCCAACGCTCAACTAGCAGAAGGTAAAACTTTTCGTCAGGAAAATCCCATATCGGGAATTGCGTCTATTGCTGTGACTCAGCAGGGAACGAATAGTATTCGCGTCACAGTGACGGGAATTAGAGAATTATCCAAGGTGGAATTGGGAAGGAGCGATCGCGCTCTTACCCTAACTCTACCAGAGGCAATCGCACCTACAGCACGAAAACCTACACCACCGACAACTGAAACAGAAACAGCACCAGAACCAACACTGCAAGAAGACAAACTTCCCCCCGCACAAGGAAAACCAGAACAGCCACCAGCAACAGCTAAAGGAGATGAAGAACAAGAAATCGTCGTGACAGGCGAACAAGAAGGATATAGCGTTCCAGATGCTTCGACTGCGACTAGAACCGATACCCCCTTGCGCGACATTCCCCAATCGATTCAGGTAGTTCCTCGTGA from Chroococcidiopsis sp. SAG 2025 harbors:
- a CDS encoding chloride channel protein, producing the protein MSALRQYLRHWMRPRRTSAIAEACLIGLVAAWSAVLLKTGSGWLGAMRVYHSNLLPAWILLPSVGLAFGYLSGLLVERLAPEASGSGIPHVKAVLANAATDISWRTAGVKLLASTLAIGSGLPIGRQGPTVHIGAALAAQFSRWVPTSPDHRRQMIAAGAGAGLAAAFNAPITGVLFVVEELLHDLSSLTLGTAILASFIGAVVSRILGGRSLDLSLVLTAHSTSFSLIELPFFLLLGILAGLLGSLFHRGIIASLKFYRQLHVSLSLRIALAGSISGMAIALLPPTFRDNSGLREFLITGDASLELAAIAFVAQFILTLVAFGSGAPGGLFAPSLIIGSALGYMVGLTEFHILGIGSPATYALAGMGAFFSVVSKVPITAIAIVFEMTTDFNLVLPLMIGSVTAYLIAERLAPGSLYNKILQLKGINLESAVTPKGILAELTAEDVMQRRVETLGAQMTLDEAVQAFSRSHHRGFPVVDNSKLVGIITQTDLAKIRDRPLPGDTPISEVMTPQPVTVSPHATLAHVLYLLDRYQLSRLPVVENRRMVGIITRADIIRVEADKLSGETEQTGPQPEPSYIVYQTRSPSTGRGRILVPIANPQTAESLLQMAAAIARDRDYELECIQVILVSRRSSPAETSVRTGKSRKLLRQAEVIAKKQKIPVHTQIRVAHDTAQAILETIKEQHIDILLMGWKGNTITPGRIFGNVVDTLIRQAPCDVVLVKLPEDRQEARGEKQEAFSQLPSPTPSFNRWLVPMAGGPNAKAAIKLLPPLASLGEEPEIQLCQVFESREAKPDVSVLQQAIRYLVKYRQLSGKVTAVPVVSSSVADGLINLVKTEDFDVVVLGASREGMLQNAIKGNIPAQIANRVDSTVILVRGEIDGK
- the trpC gene encoding indole-3-glycerol phosphate synthase TrpC; its protein translation is MQIRRRPPNPSIDISYLSYQVSVPGAKPQHILEEIVWHKEIEVDRMREKLPLVELQKQALSLPATRDFVAALRQGKTSPSVIAEVKKASPSKGVLREDFDPVAIALSYQAGGASCISVLTDSKFFQGSFDYLEQIRAAVDLPLLCKDFIIYPYQMYLARLRGADAVLLIAAILSDRDLQYFIKIAKALKLAALIEVHTLEELDRVLALDGVTLVGINNRNLENFSVDLQTTSQLLTARQSQLQQRDILVVSESGIHAPADVAVVTQAGAAAVLVGESLVKQPEPGNAIASLIE
- a CDS encoding AraC family transcriptional regulator, yielding MESLTEVEFDEWCHETLVKEETYCDRNGFDLISRRQHSFGEHFTRLVEFPSRLELEIWEGNIYRDESVLGQHEELMPLVSKFYLSGNHHVLTPGIKEIPDDYVESGGQHYLFYLPNIDEIEQWSAGDRVKQIRIQFPLDWLRTHCQELDSLPIALRSLLERANPPRFHQSGRGITLAMLRVLQQIDDAPYAGAIKRIYLESKVLELLALQFNQLAENERAIHPLSSLKPIEVDRVYQARDILIGQLDNPPSLLDLARMVGLSDRKLRRGFREIFGTTVFGYLHDYRMEQARLLLCVNKMRVADVAQTVGYSHLGHFIASFKRKFGITPKECRMGKKPIAAFGI
- the lpdA gene encoding dihydrolipoyl dehydrogenase — protein: MSQGFDYDLVIIGAGVGGHGAALHAVSCGLKTAIIEAADMGGTCVNRGCIPSKALLAASGRVRELRDAHHLKALGIQVENVGFDRQAIANHALNLVSKLQGDLTNSLKRVGVDTIRGWGKVAGQQKVTVTSDSGDKTITAKDIILAPGSVPFVPPGIEIDGKTVFTSDQAVKLESLPQWVAIIGSGYIGLEFSDVYSALGCEITMIEALDQLMPGFDRDIAKIAERVLITPRDIETYVGIYAKKVIPGSPVVIELANFKTKEYVDTLEVDGCLVATGRIPATKDLGLESVGAELDRRGYIPVNDSMAVLSGGEPVPHLWAIGDATGKMMLAHAASAQGIVAVENICDRQRQIDYRSIPAAAFTHPEISYVGMTETAAKELGEAEGFTIKTAKTYFKGNSKALADGDADGIAKVVYRQDTGEVLGVHIIGSHASDLIHEASAAIANRQSVHSLAFLVHAHPTLSEVLDEAYKRAVHA
- a CDS encoding DUF5340 domain-containing protein; translated protein: MIPLPSPIHYEAVLQLLEQQTLPIVRQDPLLSEQVQQLIISLRKAAAQQKQLEASCQQAHVNYEFRWSLNQNESELAATEHSTVS